Proteins encoded within one genomic window of Perognathus longimembris pacificus isolate PPM17 chromosome 28, ASM2315922v1, whole genome shotgun sequence:
- the Vsig4 gene encoding V-set and immunoglobulin domain-containing protein 4 isoform X1: MGILLVLMLLGHLTVVTYGHPTLEAPERVTGPWKGDVTIPCTYGPLKSYTQVLVKWLVQRQLHPVTIFLHDSTGDHIQQAKYRGRLHIRSQIPGDVSLQLDTVEMDDRSHYTCEVTWQTPDGNTVVKDKIIELQVQKLSVSKPTVTTDSGYGFTVPQGMRISLQCQAQGSPPITYTWYKEETNNPEPIKVNASSTLFFNPAVMAHSGSYFCTAKGRVGSEQRSDIVKFVVKDSSDLSKTKTEASTTMQSFSEATTWDVATEVTSTLDRTTEVDRNFQDTVAGPGRGLPIFAIILIIFLCCMVVVTMAYIILCRKTSQQEHVYEVTSHRIHPRETSDSGENMRVSIFASGCTINEAASQALSNDYSDDPCLGQDQQIIAQINGDYAHLLHTVPTDYEMLASEGKNIF; the protein is encoded by the exons GCCATCCTACCCTGGAAGCACCAGAGAGGGTGACTGGGCCCTGGAAAGGGGATGTGACTATCCCCTGCACCTACGGCCCTCTGAAAAGCTATACTCAAGTCTTGGTGAAGTGGCTGGTACAACGGCAGTTACACCCAGTCACCATCTTCTTACATGACTCCACTGGTGACCATATCCAGCAGGCAAAATACCGAGGCCGTCTGCATATACGTAGTCAAATTCCAGGGGATGTGTCCCTTCAACTGGATACTGTTGAAATGGATGATCGAAGCCATTATACATGTGAGGTCACCTGGCAGACCCCTGATGGCAATACTGTGGTGAAAGATAAGATCATTGAGCTTCAAGTCCAGAAAT TGTCTGTCTCCAAGCCCACAGTGACAACTGACAGTGGTTATGGCTTCACAGTGCCCCAGGGGATGAGGATAAGCCTTCAATGCCAGGCCCAAGGCTCTCCCCCAATCACTTATACTTGGTACAAGGAAGAGACTAATAACCCAGAACCTATCAAAGTAAACGCCTCAAGTACCTTGTTCTTCAACCCTGCAGTGATGGCTCACTCAGGATCTTATTTTTGTACTGCCAAGGGCAGAGTTGGTTCTGAGCAGCGCAGTGACATTGTAAAGTTTGTGGTTAAAG ACTCTTCAGATCTATCCAAGACCAAGACAGAGGCATCTACAACCATGCAATCCTTCTCAGAAG CAACAACCTGGGATGTGGCCACTGAAGTGACCTCAACCTTGGACAGGACCACTGAAGTGGACAGAAACTTTCAGGATACTGTTGCTGGACCGG GAAGGGGTCTACCTATCTTTGccatcatcctcatcatcttcTTGTGCTGCATGGTTGTTGTCACTATGGCTTATATCATACTCTGCCGGAAGACATCCCAACAAG agCATGTCTATGAAGTGACCAG CCATAGGATACATCCCAGGGAGACCAGTGACTCCGGAGAAAACATGAGGGTGTCCATCTTTGCAAGTGGCTGCACCATCAATGAGGCAGCTTCCCAGGCTTTGAGTAATGACTATTCTGATGATCCCTGCCTGGGCCAGGATCAACAGATCATTGCCCAGATCAACGGTGACTACGCCCACCTGCTGCACACAGTACCAACAGATTATGAGATGCTGGCCAGTGAAGGCaagaacatcttttaa
- the Vsig4 gene encoding V-set and immunoglobulin domain-containing protein 4 isoform X2, with protein sequence MGILLVLMLLGHLTVVTYGHPTLEAPERVTGPWKGDVTIPCTYGPLKSYTQVLVKWLVQRQLHPVTIFLHDSTGDHIQQAKYRGRLHIRSQIPGDVSLQLDTVEMDDRSHYTCEVTWQTPDGNTVVKDKIIELQVQKLSVSKPTVTTDSGYGFTVPQGMRISLQCQAQGSPPITYTWYKEETNNPEPIKVNASSTLFFNPAVMAHSGSYFCTAKGRVGSEQRSDIVKFVVKDSSDLSKTKTEASTTMQSFSEATTWDVATEVTSTLDRTTEVDRNFQDTVAGPGRGLPIFAIILIIFLCCMVVVTMAYIILCRKTSQQEHVYEVTRIHPRETSDSGENMRVSIFASGCTINEAASQALSNDYSDDPCLGQDQQIIAQINGDYAHLLHTVPTDYEMLASEGKNIF encoded by the exons GCCATCCTACCCTGGAAGCACCAGAGAGGGTGACTGGGCCCTGGAAAGGGGATGTGACTATCCCCTGCACCTACGGCCCTCTGAAAAGCTATACTCAAGTCTTGGTGAAGTGGCTGGTACAACGGCAGTTACACCCAGTCACCATCTTCTTACATGACTCCACTGGTGACCATATCCAGCAGGCAAAATACCGAGGCCGTCTGCATATACGTAGTCAAATTCCAGGGGATGTGTCCCTTCAACTGGATACTGTTGAAATGGATGATCGAAGCCATTATACATGTGAGGTCACCTGGCAGACCCCTGATGGCAATACTGTGGTGAAAGATAAGATCATTGAGCTTCAAGTCCAGAAAT TGTCTGTCTCCAAGCCCACAGTGACAACTGACAGTGGTTATGGCTTCACAGTGCCCCAGGGGATGAGGATAAGCCTTCAATGCCAGGCCCAAGGCTCTCCCCCAATCACTTATACTTGGTACAAGGAAGAGACTAATAACCCAGAACCTATCAAAGTAAACGCCTCAAGTACCTTGTTCTTCAACCCTGCAGTGATGGCTCACTCAGGATCTTATTTTTGTACTGCCAAGGGCAGAGTTGGTTCTGAGCAGCGCAGTGACATTGTAAAGTTTGTGGTTAAAG ACTCTTCAGATCTATCCAAGACCAAGACAGAGGCATCTACAACCATGCAATCCTTCTCAGAAG CAACAACCTGGGATGTGGCCACTGAAGTGACCTCAACCTTGGACAGGACCACTGAAGTGGACAGAAACTTTCAGGATACTGTTGCTGGACCGG GAAGGGGTCTACCTATCTTTGccatcatcctcatcatcttcTTGTGCTGCATGGTTGTTGTCACTATGGCTTATATCATACTCTGCCGGAAGACATCCCAACAAG agCATGTCTATGAAGTGACCAG GATACATCCCAGGGAGACCAGTGACTCCGGAGAAAACATGAGGGTGTCCATCTTTGCAAGTGGCTGCACCATCAATGAGGCAGCTTCCCAGGCTTTGAGTAATGACTATTCTGATGATCCCTGCCTGGGCCAGGATCAACAGATCATTGCCCAGATCAACGGTGACTACGCCCACCTGCTGCACACAGTACCAACAGATTATGAGATGCTGGCCAGTGAAGGCaagaacatcttttaa